CCACTCGTGGTCTATCCCTActccttttttaaattgaatcagTTTGAAAAATATGTCATTCTCCTGCAATATTTTCTAGTCACTAGAAGTTGCTCTAGTGACTGGAAAATTAAGTTCCAACTATTTAGACcacaaaaacttaaattttaatatttctcaatttaaaaatataaaaaatatattatatggacctctaaaaacttatttctaacaaaaacaaattaggttacaaactaaaaaacaaatgaaaaatattttcgagCTCTTATTTACTTTTCAGGCACCATTaaacatataaattacatgtatTGAGTTTTTCTCTTGAAAGTGAATTTATAAACaccaaaatcataattattaatagCCAAAACTTGGCCACTCAGAGTTTTCactctcctctttctttttagGTAATTTTGTGTCTCCTTTAACAACAACcagaaattaaaatgcaaagaaataaagtttcataattaaaatgtaaaagttaaaaaaaaaatcaaattgaagttttttcatgtttttatgaaTACCGCgaatgaaaaaatgatttttttcaatgttaattttagtccttaattttttattttttttaaataaattaaaattcaattttgtaaaACGGTGTTTAATTTAATGTAGAATATTAATTTCCACATGCGAGAGCATgctaatcaaaataaatctcaataCATATAAACCTTTAAACATTTGTCAGTCCAAACTCCAGCCCGCAATATCTCACAGATCCATTTCGAAATTCCGTTAGCCACGTCATCTTCCCTTCCCTAATCTGGCGCCAAGGTgcttttaagtctttttttttttaaaaaaaaaaaaacacgtacCACAACCAGATTTCGTTTTCCTTTTAAAACCCTTCTAGGTTCCGTTCCAGTTTTCccgaaagtaaaataaataaaaaaataaaaaaccctaaatcacTAATTGCTTATCAACAAGAAtcactcatcatcatcatcagccatggctacaaaattaaagaaaggaaTGCCAGTGGTAAAGGCATGGCTGGTGATATCAGAATCCGGTCAGTCTTCTATCGAGGAAATAGGGAAACACTCGATGATGAAGAGGACTGGATTGCCTGCACGAGATCTGAGAGCACTGGATCCAGTTCTATCGTATCCGTCGTCGATTTTGGGACGAGAGAGGGCTATTGTTGTGAGTTTGGAACACATCAGGGCTATTATTACCTCGAAGGAAGTGCTtttgattaattataataatcctCTGGTGGTTCAGTTTGTTCAGGATCTTCAGCATCGTATTGTTTTTGGTAACAATAATGTCACTTCTCCACACCAGGTTTGTGTATTCATTTCTCATATGATTTGTTGAAATCATAATAGGGGTTGAAGGGAATCCTGTTTCAAATGTTCTGTTATTTCTAACACTGCAATGAGAGGTTAGTCAAATTGTCTGCTAGCATGGTGCTTTTCAGTTTCACCACGGACAttgggtgtttgggagtgtggtagcgatggcttttcaaatagcttttcgtgccgaaaagcatgccaataatgttttttcattttttaaaaatcatttttgacatcagcacatcaaaacaatccaaaaagtataaaccacactcaattttaacaaaaaaaaaaaaaaatttgaattttttcaaaaagccggtttggccgcaatgccaaacgggcaaGACTGCTATGGTTTGCATCATATTTGGTATTTGTTAGCGCCCACATTGCAAGTTATAGCTAACAGTAGGCATGAAAAAACTTTGTATACTGTTTTCCCCTgcgaataaatatataaattgctGGAGTTATTCtctgataatatattttcaagtactAGCATGTAATTTGCGAACAGGAGATTCCAAGAAAATGGAACCCATGCTCTTTACGCAAATCACCTCTTCTGTTTTAGGCAACACAAAGCAACCTTCTAAACTAACAGGGCTCATTGTTATCTGTTTGAAGGCAATGGATCATACTGGTAAAGAAATGGAGGACGCAGCTGAGGTTACATGGGGTTCACCCTCCTTAAATACACATCATTCTTCAGCAAAAAGCTTAAGCAAGAGGAGAGCTCCAACTtgtaattttgtaaatatgaaaaGTCAGGAAATAGAGGGTGAGGGTGCAAATTCAACAATAAATGTTTCAGTAGCTGCAGGTTCCAAGGCGCTTCCTTTTGAGTTCAAAGCACTTGAAGCTTGCCTTGAATCTGCTTGCAGGTGCCTTGAATCTGAGGTACATGGTTATCTATTATTAGTCAGCATTGGTATTTCATCATCTGATTTGTTAAACAAGTAGTTTAACCATTACATCTTGCTTGGGTTTCAGATATAAAGGAATCAACATTGTTTCAATTAGATTGTTTATTGATTCTTTTGAATTCTGATAAGCTTTATATGAGGAAATGGAGCGATTTAACTCCAACTCTTCATATCAGTCAGCATTGGGGTTTCATCATCTGCTAAATGTATACCAGCTAGTCTTAATTCTTGCAGTTAAGCGTtgctaatttatattttttgtatctcAATTTAGGCGATTCCTCATTGATTAATTGCATCTAAAGGTGTAagaacaatattaaataaaggaTTTCTGACTAAATGGACGTATGAGAAAAGGCACTGAATTTCAAGATAAATCTTTGCTGCATGAATTTCTTAGCAAATTTTGCTTTTACTTGAATTATCCAAGCCCTCGCCAAAAATAAATTGTGGTGTCTCCTTAAGCGAGAAGAtcatttcttattctttccATTCTGGCCTTATGTTGATCACATTCTTAACTTGCTCAACTCATTAACTCCTTTCTACCTGCTTTTAAATTGAGGTgcatcttaattttttcttcttttttttcaagactCGGACATTGGAGGACGAGGCATATCCTGCTTTGGATGAGCTGACTTCTAAAATTAGCACACTCAATCTTGAACGTGTTAGACAGATAAAAAGTCGTCTTGTTGCTTTATCCGGTCGCGTTCAAAAGGTAGATAACATGCTCTTGGATGGTTGTAGCTATCAAaatattcttttcttcttgccATTATGTGAAGTATGCTACCATAAGCTTGTGAAACTGGATTCATTTTATTGGATGTCATCTTTCTATCCTGTACATAAGATCTTCCTGCAAGCGTATTCTTTCTCTTCTGCGAATTGGTTTCTGCCTTGGGTTTCTGCTCGTCGCTGTTTTATACAggctataaaaaagaaacattttttgTGTTCTTCATAATGCATCTGCGAGTGTCATTCTGTCTCTAGGAAATTCTATTGTTTGGATTTTGGAACCGAGTTAAATGGTTTTGTTCAAGAAAAGGTatttattcatcatttaatcttCAAAAGATTAATATTTCTATGCATGCATGGTCATATGTCTGTGTATATACCCCTAAAGTACCTGAATAAGCAATCATTTTCATAGGTTCGACTTCCTTACCCTACGTTGAAATTTATGAGCCTTTTATTGCAGGTGAGGGATGAACTTGAAAATCTGCTGGATGATGACACTGATATGGCAGAAATGTATTTGACAGAAAAAGTTGCTGCTCGTGCAGTGGATCAAATTTCTACCATAGAGGAAGTATATGACGGTGAACGAGAAGTAGATGATGAGAGGTTCCTCCTAATCCCACAACTGTGATGTTTGTTCAAAATCTCTATATTTTGCACGAAACCTTTGTGTACTTGGTGTAAATTAGCCACCTATGGACTGTACTAGTCAGCATGGATGGCATATCATGCCTTAAGAACTCAATTTATGAACATTAGTTATATCGTTCAACAATTACAAACTACATTGCTAGCTCTTCCTTATCAATTATTATTCCCAACTAATGCTCTTTCCTTAATTAAAAAGGGTGTGACTGTCGTTCATAAGTAAACTATAGCGCCAACTCTTTCTATAGTCTTTTCCCTGCATTCTCAGTTGCTTGGCAATCAGCATCTTTGCTGTTAACccctcaaacttaattttatgcAACACTTTTAATTAGAGACGCGAACATCAGTTGATTGAACTCTATTGAGAGTTGAGTTATTATGGAACCAACAATGGCTGTGAGTAAAACTTGGTGATCGTGATGCTTGATTTGGAACAATAGACTTTATTACTGCATTGTGATAGTAGTTTTAGCTTGTCTTATGCTGTGCAATTTACTCTTCAAAACTCACCTGCAGTGTCGATGACTGCTCTGAAACCAACACCAGCGTTAAGCAAGACATCGAAGAGTTAGAGATGCTTTTGGAAGCATATTTTGCACAAATAGATGGCATCTTACAGAAACTATCCGGTGTACGTGCCTGTACCTGGTGCACTTATTTCTCTTGTTATCTGGTCATTCTTAATTATCTACTTCTA
This Populus alba chromosome 7, ASM523922v2, whole genome shotgun sequence DNA region includes the following protein-coding sequences:
- the LOC118043524 gene encoding magnesium transporter MRS2-F, with amino-acid sequence MATKLKKGMPVVKAWLVISESGQSSIEEIGKHSMMKRTGLPARDLRALDPVLSYPSSILGRERAIVFVQDLQHRIVFGNNNVTSPHQAMDHTGKEMEDAAEVTWGSPSLNTHHSSAKSLSKRRAPTCNFVNMKSQEIEGEGANSTINVSVAAGSKALPFEFKALEACLESACRCLESETRTLEDEAYPALDELTSKISTLNLERVRQIKSRLVALSGRVQKVRDELENLLDDDTDMAEMYLTEKVAARAVDQISTIEEVYDGEREVDDERFLLIPQL